From the genome of Gemmatimonas phototrophica, one region includes:
- a CDS encoding M24 family metallopeptidase: protein MNALRMLFRSASVGAALILVTSHASAQDVRQRATVKTTRPASSRASMRVPEADALLPFSQQIAIREQWLSKRHEMLLPMMRKHGIGMWVVVNEEFHDDPLSQYVAPPRPYTGNRDFFVFIDAGSEGLKKYAITGYTEENLARFFDAPFTEPRPPAATLRDLYAKFKPATVGLGIRGTRGQTRSLGYDSYRFLAETLGPDAEKTFVSAGELVQEYLDTRIPEEMEHYRTAVSVTEAIVKRALSNEIITPGKTTVGDVRRALFDMLWAAGVRTWFQPDLRVQRASGDVATSRGFLAVAPEGTVIERGDVVHIDFGISYMGFDTDWQKMAYVLKTGEKEVPAGLKQAMANSNTLQDALMKRHSRPGATGGSVFNATMAEMKQRGIEAMIYSHPIGAQGHGLGASIDFRSALRSDTTAQNSRLRNGSYISIELNTATPVPEWGGKKVFVMFEDDAHLTESGFTFFRPRQEQFYLIR, encoded by the coding sequence ATGAACGCACTTCGCATGTTGTTCCGATCGGCCAGTGTTGGCGCGGCGCTGATCCTGGTCACTTCTCACGCGAGCGCGCAGGACGTACGTCAACGCGCCACGGTGAAAACCACACGCCCCGCCTCCTCACGCGCGTCGATGCGCGTTCCGGAAGCGGATGCCTTGCTCCCCTTTTCACAGCAGATTGCGATTCGCGAGCAGTGGCTCAGCAAGCGTCATGAGATGCTGTTGCCCATGATGCGCAAGCATGGCATTGGGATGTGGGTCGTGGTGAACGAAGAGTTCCACGATGATCCGCTCTCGCAGTATGTGGCGCCGCCGCGCCCCTACACGGGGAACCGGGATTTCTTCGTGTTCATCGACGCGGGGAGCGAAGGGCTGAAGAAGTACGCCATTACCGGCTATACCGAAGAGAATCTGGCCCGATTCTTTGACGCGCCGTTTACCGAGCCCCGCCCACCGGCGGCTACGCTCCGTGATCTGTACGCCAAGTTCAAACCCGCCACGGTGGGACTGGGGATCCGCGGCACGCGCGGACAGACCCGCTCGCTGGGCTATGACAGCTACCGCTTCCTGGCGGAAACACTGGGCCCGGATGCAGAGAAGACGTTTGTGAGTGCCGGCGAACTCGTGCAGGAGTATCTGGACACGCGCATTCCTGAAGAGATGGAGCACTACCGGACGGCGGTGAGCGTGACCGAAGCCATTGTGAAGCGCGCACTGTCCAACGAGATCATCACGCCGGGCAAGACCACGGTGGGTGATGTACGCCGGGCCCTCTTTGACATGCTGTGGGCTGCCGGCGTGCGCACGTGGTTCCAGCCAGACCTGCGGGTGCAGCGGGCCAGCGGCGACGTGGCCACCTCACGGGGCTTTTTAGCCGTCGCGCCGGAGGGGACGGTCATTGAGCGCGGCGATGTCGTGCACATTGATTTCGGGATCAGCTACATGGGCTTTGATACTGACTGGCAGAAGATGGCGTACGTCCTCAAGACCGGCGAGAAGGAGGTCCCTGCCGGACTGAAGCAGGCCATGGCCAACTCGAACACACTGCAGGACGCGCTCATGAAGCGTCACTCCCGTCCGGGGGCTACCGGGGGCTCGGTGTTCAACGCCACGATGGCCGAGATGAAGCAGCGTGGGATTGAGGCCATGATCTATTCGCACCCCATTGGTGCGCAGGGGCACGGACTGGGGGCATCCATCGATTTTCGGAGTGCGCTGCGCAGCGACACCACGGCGCAGAACTCGCGCCTGCGCAATGGCTCGTACATCAGCATTGAGCTCAACACCGCCACGCCTGTTCCGGAGTGGGGTGGCAAGAAGGTCTTTGTGATGTTCGAAGATGATGCGCATCTGACCGAGAGCGGCTTCACCTTTTTCCGACCGCGGCAAGAGCAGTTCTATCTCATTCGCTGA
- a CDS encoding DUF6174 domain-containing protein, with protein sequence MIKAVPLVFALLLLGGCEQMTDPLSPREVRELALARAKWNGSSIRNEYQFEVRQSCFCPPEVTEWHTVTVRNGAVVSVKNAAGTVLPSNRWSWYRTVDQLFEQLIRTGESELEDITVQFDAEFGYPVEMNFLYSSRIADAGGATYARKLQGLSFSASASLP encoded by the coding sequence ATGATCAAAGCCGTTCCGCTGGTTTTCGCCCTGTTGCTGCTGGGGGGATGCGAACAGATGACGGACCCCCTCTCTCCACGCGAGGTACGCGAGCTGGCTCTTGCACGGGCCAAATGGAACGGCAGCTCGATCCGGAATGAGTATCAGTTTGAGGTGCGTCAATCCTGCTTCTGCCCGCCGGAGGTGACCGAGTGGCACACCGTGACGGTACGCAACGGTGCCGTTGTGTCGGTGAAGAACGCCGCGGGAACGGTGCTGCCCAGCAACCGCTGGAGTTGGTACCGTACGGTAGACCAACTGTTTGAGCAGTTGATCAGAACGGGGGAGTCGGAACTCGAGGACATCACCGTGCAGTTTGACGCGGAGTTCGGCTATCCGGTGGAGATGAACTTCCTCTACTCGTCGCGCATTGCCGATGCCGGCGGCGCAACGTACGCGCGAAAATTGCAAGGGCTGTCGTTCTCGGCGAGCGCTTCGCTGCCCTGA
- the bla gene encoding subclass B3 metallo-beta-lactamase: MLLLFALLLPAGAAAQDRDVVPPTPNCASCAEWNTPHEPLKLFGNTYYVGTNGLAALLVTSPDGHVLLDGALPESAPLIRRNIEALGFKLSDVKLIVNSHAHNDHAGGIAMLARLSGATVAASAPSARWLMAGAALEDDPQFGLNAPFPAVPRVRVLRDGEVVQVGRLALTAHFTGGHTPGGTSWSWRSCDGSTCVDVVYADSQTPISANGFRYTDSRTYSTGVQDFRKAHALFETMPCDLLVMPHPGAAQLWERVAKGTLIDAQGCKRLAVSSRVALENRLATEAAAPAPPAPPATEWWRHVQVLAHDSLKGRDTGSPGHESAARYIAQQFAAAGLTPSGTDGWFQRIPFVEVTLDQPRVQLALRTPTGSTPLVLGRDLRLTPRPATGNVDAPLVFAGYGLSLPQAGVDDLNGLDLRGKIVVHMAGVPNGLSPALQAHGSRNRWAAMRDAGAVGIIAIGSAGVWGNGAGATSSLSLADSLLDDARGQRVGGTINPALIPRLFAGSALVWDSVAARASRGDPLPTGALTTSLQATLPTHRRTLTSPNVVGIIPGTDPALRHEVVVYSAHSDHVGTFKGPVLTGDSIFNGAMDNASGAATLMETARLVAQRGGNKRTLAFVAVTAEEKGLLGSRWFAAHPSLGTSTIVANLNTDMFLPLIPLKGVFAYGYEESDLADDLDAVVRERGIAVLPDPEPQENRFVRSDQYSFIRRGIPALAFKVGYTPGTPEATIWQAWVRDHYHKLSDDTTQPVNFETAARFNAMYADLALRVANRATRPSWRAKSFFAVPLVP, from the coding sequence ATGCTCCTGTTGTTTGCGTTGCTGCTCCCCGCCGGTGCTGCGGCGCAGGATCGCGATGTGGTGCCCCCCACGCCGAATTGCGCCTCGTGTGCCGAATGGAACACGCCACATGAACCGCTCAAGCTGTTCGGGAATACGTACTACGTCGGGACCAACGGACTCGCGGCCCTGCTGGTCACCTCCCCAGATGGCCATGTGCTGCTGGATGGCGCACTGCCGGAGTCGGCGCCGCTGATTCGCCGCAACATCGAGGCCCTCGGCTTCAAGTTGAGCGATGTGAAGCTCATCGTGAACTCACACGCGCACAACGATCATGCCGGTGGTATTGCCATGCTGGCCCGCCTCAGCGGCGCCACCGTGGCCGCCAGTGCGCCCAGCGCCCGCTGGCTCATGGCGGGGGCGGCGCTCGAGGATGATCCGCAGTTCGGCTTGAACGCCCCGTTCCCAGCTGTCCCGCGCGTACGGGTGCTGCGCGACGGCGAAGTGGTGCAAGTGGGACGGCTGGCGCTCACGGCGCATTTCACCGGAGGTCACACGCCCGGTGGTACGTCGTGGAGCTGGCGCTCTTGCGACGGTAGCACGTGCGTCGATGTCGTGTACGCGGACAGTCAGACGCCGATTTCGGCGAACGGCTTTCGGTACACGGACAGTCGCACCTACTCCACCGGTGTGCAGGATTTCCGTAAGGCGCATGCGTTGTTTGAGACGATGCCCTGTGACCTGCTGGTGATGCCGCATCCCGGGGCCGCGCAGCTGTGGGAACGGGTGGCCAAGGGCACGCTTATTGACGCGCAGGGGTGCAAGCGATTGGCCGTCAGTTCTCGAGTGGCGTTGGAGAATCGCCTGGCGACCGAGGCGGCCGCACCCGCGCCTCCAGCGCCCCCAGCCACCGAATGGTGGCGCCATGTGCAAGTGCTGGCGCACGATTCGCTCAAGGGACGCGACACAGGGTCGCCCGGTCACGAAAGTGCGGCCCGGTATATCGCGCAGCAGTTCGCGGCGGCTGGTTTGACACCATCGGGAACGGACGGCTGGTTTCAGCGCATCCCGTTTGTTGAAGTCACGCTTGATCAGCCTCGGGTGCAGCTGGCGCTGCGCACGCCCACTGGGAGTACGCCGTTGGTGCTCGGTCGTGATCTTCGGCTTACGCCGCGCCCGGCCACCGGCAACGTTGATGCGCCCCTGGTATTTGCTGGCTACGGACTCTCCTTGCCGCAGGCCGGCGTGGACGATCTGAACGGGCTCGACCTCCGGGGCAAGATCGTGGTGCACATGGCGGGAGTGCCAAACGGTCTGTCGCCGGCCCTGCAGGCGCACGGCTCCCGCAATCGCTGGGCGGCCATGCGTGACGCCGGCGCCGTCGGCATCATTGCCATTGGCAGTGCCGGCGTGTGGGGCAACGGCGCCGGCGCCACGTCGAGTCTTTCGCTTGCCGACAGCCTGTTGGATGATGCCCGTGGCCAACGGGTGGGCGGTACCATCAATCCCGCACTGATTCCGCGGCTCTTTGCGGGCAGTGCATTGGTGTGGGACAGTGTGGCCGCCCGGGCCAGTCGTGGCGATCCACTGCCCACGGGTGCCTTGACCACGTCGCTGCAGGCCACGCTGCCAACCCACCGGCGTACGCTCACGTCACCCAATGTGGTCGGGATCATTCCCGGCACCGATCCGGCGCTGCGCCACGAGGTGGTGGTGTATTCGGCGCACAGCGATCACGTGGGCACCTTCAAGGGCCCGGTGCTCACCGGTGACAGCATCTTCAACGGCGCCATGGATAACGCGTCCGGGGCTGCCACACTCATGGAAACCGCCCGGCTCGTTGCGCAGCGCGGTGGCAACAAGCGGACGCTGGCGTTTGTCGCCGTGACGGCCGAGGAAAAGGGGTTGCTGGGGTCGCGTTGGTTCGCCGCGCATCCGTCGCTCGGCACCAGCACCATCGTGGCCAATCTCAACACCGACATGTTTCTGCCGCTCATCCCGCTCAAGGGCGTCTTCGCATACGGGTACGAGGAATCGGATCTGGCCGACGATCTCGACGCCGTGGTGAGAGAGCGGGGGATTGCCGTACTCCCCGACCCGGAGCCGCAGGAAAACCGGTTTGTGCGCAGCGATCAGTACAGCTTTATTCGGCGCGGCATACCGGCGCTGGCGTTCAAGGTCGGATATACACCGGGTACGCCCGAAGCCACGATCTGGCAGGCGTGGGTTCGCGACCACTATCACAAGCTCTCGGACGACACTACGCAGCCGGTCAACTTCGAGACGGCGGCCCGCTTCAACGCCATGTACGCCGATTTGGCGTTACGGGTGGCCAATCGCGCGACGCGTCCATCGTGGCGTGCGAAGAGCTTCTTCGCTGTCCCGTTGGTGCCGTGA
- a CDS encoding amidohydrolase: MTRSPARCTPAVRAVALSLLWTATPLAATLGAQAALPKPAANTAPMLTGLDAATEKYAAIAKQIWGFAEVGYMEEKSSALLQSELRSAGFVITSGIAGEPTAFVAEYGSGKPVIAILGEFDALPGLSQEAVPERRPIKPGAPGHGCGHHLFGTASTAAAISIKQWMIANHVKGTLRMIGTPAEEGGSGKVYMVRDGVFNDVDAVIAWHPGDENAATGERTMANITGKFRFHGISSHAAGAPERGRSALDGVEVMNVMTNFLREHVPDATRIHYVVTNGGKAPNVVPDEAEVYYYVRHVDMNVVKDVWSRVVNAAKGAAIGTGTTYDLQLIGSVYSLLPNETLLRVEQRALERVGGYTMSPEERVFAEKLQKSETFVPVALEATQKIKPLVIGQAGSASTDVGDVSWVVPTVQLGTATWVPGTTAHSWQAVAAGGMSLGTKGMMVAAKTMALTAADLFVSPATLAEAKKEFDAKRGPNFKYETLIGNQKPQLDYRKGTSN; the protein is encoded by the coding sequence ATGACCCGCTCCCCTGCCCGCTGCACGCCCGCTGTGCGTGCGGTGGCGCTTTCCCTCTTGTGGACAGCCACGCCGCTGGCCGCAACGCTGGGCGCCCAGGCGGCGCTCCCCAAGCCGGCGGCCAACACGGCACCGATGCTTACCGGACTGGATGCCGCCACCGAGAAGTACGCGGCCATTGCCAAGCAGATCTGGGGCTTTGCCGAAGTGGGCTATATGGAAGAGAAAAGTTCAGCGCTCCTCCAGTCCGAACTGCGGAGTGCCGGCTTTGTGATCACCTCCGGAATTGCCGGTGAGCCCACCGCCTTTGTGGCAGAATACGGCAGTGGCAAACCCGTCATCGCCATTCTGGGCGAGTTTGATGCCCTGCCGGGGCTGTCTCAGGAGGCCGTGCCGGAACGCCGGCCCATCAAGCCAGGAGCCCCCGGGCATGGGTGCGGGCACCATCTCTTTGGGACCGCCAGCACGGCCGCGGCCATCTCCATCAAGCAGTGGATGATTGCCAATCACGTGAAAGGCACGCTGCGCATGATCGGGACCCCCGCCGAAGAAGGCGGGTCCGGGAAGGTGTACATGGTGCGTGACGGCGTTTTCAATGACGTGGACGCCGTGATTGCGTGGCATCCGGGGGATGAAAACGCGGCCACCGGCGAGCGTACCATGGCCAACATCACCGGCAAGTTCCGCTTTCACGGCATTTCGTCGCATGCCGCCGGTGCGCCGGAGCGGGGCCGGTCGGCGCTCGACGGTGTGGAAGTCATGAACGTCATGACCAACTTTCTGCGCGAACATGTGCCCGACGCCACGCGCATTCACTACGTGGTGACGAATGGCGGCAAGGCGCCCAACGTCGTGCCCGATGAAGCGGAGGTGTACTACTACGTGCGCCACGTGGACATGAACGTGGTGAAGGACGTCTGGAGCCGCGTGGTGAACGCCGCCAAGGGGGCCGCCATTGGGACCGGCACGACGTACGACCTGCAACTCATTGGCTCGGTGTACTCACTCCTCCCCAACGAAACGCTGCTCCGTGTGGAACAGCGCGCGCTGGAACGTGTGGGGGGCTACACCATGAGTCCGGAGGAGCGTGTCTTTGCCGAGAAGCTGCAGAAGAGTGAAACGTTCGTCCCGGTGGCGCTCGAGGCCACCCAGAAGATCAAGCCGCTCGTGATTGGCCAGGCCGGCTCTGCCTCCACCGATGTGGGCGATGTGAGCTGGGTGGTCCCGACCGTACAATTGGGGACGGCCACTTGGGTCCCCGGCACGACCGCGCACTCGTGGCAGGCCGTAGCGGCGGGCGGCATGAGCCTTGGCACAAAGGGCATGATGGTGGCAGCCAAGACCATGGCGCTCACGGCCGCTGATCTGTTTGTCTCGCCGGCCACGCTGGCCGAGGCGAAGAAGGAATTCGACGCCAAGCGCGGCCCGAACTTCAAGTATGAAACGCTCATCGGCAACCAGAAGCCGCAACTCGATTACCGCAAAGGCACCTCCAACTGA
- a CDS encoding DUF4760 domain-containing protein — protein MPPKKKHPDHHDADLAIKLYDLRREAVMRESRTAVVARFLPASWDDVLAVTKPEHPLNAAFRQCSTYWEMVYSMARHGVMHGEFMMESSGEGLLLFTRIEPWLDQYRQHIGNPLAFRNAEWVAKETDLGRLIAERFRKRVQAHLAAAKAAQG, from the coding sequence GTGCCTCCCAAGAAGAAACATCCGGATCATCACGACGCCGACCTGGCGATCAAGCTCTACGACCTGCGCCGTGAAGCGGTCATGCGCGAATCACGGACCGCGGTAGTCGCCCGGTTTCTCCCTGCCAGTTGGGACGACGTGCTGGCAGTCACCAAGCCGGAGCATCCACTCAATGCGGCGTTCCGTCAGTGCTCCACCTACTGGGAAATGGTCTACTCCATGGCCCGCCACGGCGTAATGCATGGGGAGTTCATGATGGAAAGCAGTGGCGAAGGGCTATTGCTGTTCACGCGCATCGAACCGTGGCTGGACCAGTATCGCCAGCACATCGGCAATCCGTTGGCGTTTCGCAACGCCGAATGGGTGGCCAAAGAGACCGACCTGGGGCGACTGATCGCCGAACGGTTCCGCAAGCGCGTGCAGGCCCATCTCGCAGCGGCCAAGGCAGCGCAGGGATGA
- a CDS encoding cyclase family protein, with product MSHYVDLSHHIESGKVYYKGLPAPVICDYLSREASRALYADGTEFHIGRVELITNTGTYIDCPFHRYADGKDTASMALERFVDQPALVVDATARTGRAIGAELFAGLAVRGKAVLVHTGWSAHWQTDQYFEGHPYLTEQAACWLRDAGAVLVGIDSMNIDNTDGTTRPVHSVLLREEILIAEHLTNLSVLPREGFTFTAVPPKLVGVGTFPVRAFAKIG from the coding sequence ATGTCGCACTACGTCGATCTCAGTCATCACATTGAAAGCGGGAAGGTGTATTACAAGGGCCTTCCCGCGCCCGTGATCTGCGACTATCTCAGCCGCGAGGCCTCACGGGCATTGTACGCCGATGGCACTGAATTTCACATCGGCCGCGTCGAGCTGATTACCAACACCGGCACGTACATCGATTGTCCATTTCATCGCTATGCCGACGGGAAAGACACGGCATCCATGGCGCTGGAGCGGTTCGTGGATCAGCCGGCGCTGGTGGTGGACGCCACCGCGCGCACGGGGCGGGCCATTGGTGCCGAGCTGTTTGCAGGGCTGGCGGTGCGCGGCAAGGCGGTGCTGGTGCACACCGGATGGAGTGCGCATTGGCAAACCGACCAGTATTTCGAAGGGCATCCCTATCTCACGGAGCAGGCCGCCTGTTGGCTGCGCGATGCCGGGGCCGTGCTGGTGGGGATCGATTCCATGAACATCGACAATACCGACGGCACCACGCGACCGGTGCATTCGGTCTTGCTGCGCGAGGAGATTCTCATTGCCGAACACCTGACGAATCTGTCGGTGCTCCCGCGTGAGGGGTTCACGTTCACGGCGGTGCCCCCCAAGCTTGTGGGCGTTGGCACGTTTCCGGTGCGCGCGTTCGCGAAAATCGGGTAG
- a CDS encoding GNAT family N-acetyltransferase codes for MSIVDGVVITTARLRLRRFTYEDAPFLVALLNDPAFLLHIGDRGVRTEADARQYLDFGPLASYEANNFGLWCVEHRDGGVPIGTCGLLKRPTLDDVDVGYALVPEARGAGYAREAVAGVLQYARETLQLPRVVAIVAPGNVASIRVVESLGYRADALVTSAPGLDPVMLYQPSL; via the coding sequence ATGAGCATCGTCGACGGAGTCGTGATCACCACGGCACGATTACGGCTCCGTCGCTTCACGTACGAAGATGCGCCATTTCTCGTCGCGTTGCTGAATGACCCCGCCTTCCTGCTGCACATCGGGGACCGTGGTGTGCGGACGGAAGCCGACGCCCGCCAGTATCTCGATTTCGGTCCGTTGGCCTCCTACGAGGCAAACAACTTCGGACTGTGGTGCGTGGAACATCGCGATGGCGGCGTACCCATTGGCACCTGTGGGCTGCTCAAGCGCCCAACGCTGGACGACGTGGACGTGGGGTATGCCCTCGTCCCCGAGGCCCGGGGCGCGGGATATGCCCGTGAGGCCGTCGCCGGTGTATTGCAGTATGCCCGCGAGACGCTGCAGCTGCCTCGCGTCGTTGCCATTGTGGCACCGGGAAATGTGGCATCCATTCGCGTGGTCGAATCATTGGGGTACCGCGCCGATGCGCTGGTGACCTCAGCGCCTGGCCTCGATCCCGTAATGCTGTATCAGCCGAGTCTGTAA
- a CDS encoding glyoxalase/bleomycin resistance/dioxygenase family protein: MNNGAVIFAANVDRVARFYEVILTMSPVYVEPGLRVIASDRTELVIHGVPPQVLAPAASGAAPEPREDTAIKPFFVVGSLAKARDMAPLLGGFVFPPEREFTSRRFRACNACDPEGNVVQFRELLVSAI; the protein is encoded by the coding sequence ATGAACAATGGTGCCGTCATCTTCGCGGCCAACGTGGACCGTGTCGCGCGATTCTACGAAGTGATCCTCACCATGTCCCCGGTGTATGTCGAGCCGGGGCTGCGGGTCATCGCCTCAGATCGTACCGAACTGGTCATTCATGGGGTGCCGCCTCAGGTGCTGGCGCCGGCGGCGTCGGGGGCGGCTCCTGAGCCGCGGGAAGACACGGCCATCAAGCCATTCTTCGTGGTCGGGAGTTTGGCCAAGGCCCGAGACATGGCCCCTCTGCTGGGAGGGTTCGTCTTTCCCCCCGAGCGGGAGTTCACCTCCCGGCGGTTCCGCGCCTGCAACGCCTGCGATCCGGAAGGCAACGTGGTACAGTTCCGTGAACTCCTTGTGTCCGCCATCTGA
- the cysM gene encoding cysteine synthase CysM: MTYAPGQPFPTIDRTIGNTPLVRLQRLPGPTIEARGVTLLGKLEGNNPGGSVKDRPVLSMIRGAEARGEIRPGDRLIEATSGNTGIAMAMIAAMTGYRMTLIMPDNLSAERRASMKAYGAELILTPAAAGGMEYARDVAMQMQAQGEGRVLDQFGNPDNPRAHYETTGPEIWRDTRGTITHFVSAMGTTGTIMGVSRYLRQVQPNITIVGAQPADGSQIAGIRKWSAAYQPTIYEPARVDRVELVSQVDAEQMARRLAAEEGIFCGPSAAGACVIALRLAAELEHATIVFIVCDRGDRYLSTGIFPG, translated from the coding sequence ATGACCTACGCTCCCGGACAGCCCTTTCCCACGATTGACCGGACAATCGGCAATACGCCATTAGTGCGCTTGCAGCGGTTGCCCGGCCCCACCATCGAGGCGCGCGGGGTCACCCTGCTCGGCAAGCTCGAGGGGAACAACCCGGGAGGGTCGGTCAAGGATCGTCCGGTGTTGTCCATGATCCGGGGAGCTGAAGCACGTGGTGAGATTCGGCCCGGCGACCGCCTGATCGAAGCGACCAGCGGCAACACCGGTATTGCCATGGCCATGATTGCCGCCATGACCGGGTATCGCATGACGCTCATCATGCCGGATAACCTGAGCGCCGAACGGCGCGCCAGCATGAAGGCGTACGGGGCCGAACTCATCTTGACGCCGGCCGCGGCCGGTGGCATGGAGTACGCTCGCGATGTTGCGATGCAAATGCAGGCACAAGGTGAAGGGCGTGTGCTGGACCAGTTTGGCAATCCGGACAATCCGCGCGCGCATTATGAAACCACCGGTCCGGAAATCTGGCGCGATACGCGCGGGACAATTACCCACTTCGTGAGTGCCATGGGGACCACGGGGACCATCATGGGCGTCTCGCGCTATCTGCGGCAGGTGCAGCCGAACATCACCATCGTGGGGGCGCAGCCCGCTGACGGTTCGCAGATTGCCGGGATCCGCAAATGGTCAGCAGCATACCAGCCCACCATTTATGAGCCGGCCCGGGTGGACAGGGTGGAGTTGGTCTCGCAGGTAGATGCGGAGCAGATGGCGCGTCGGTTGGCGGCCGAGGAGGGCATTTTCTGTGGCCCATCGGCGGCGGGGGCGTGCGTGATTGCGCTGCGTCTGGCGGCCGAACTGGAGCACGCAACAATCGTCTTCATCGTGTGCGATCGTGGTGACCGCTACCTCAGCACCGGCATCTTCCCGGGATGA